Proteins found in one Sphingobium sp. V4 genomic segment:
- a CDS encoding TetR/AcrR family transcriptional regulator, with translation MAHVVSARARSVRSLATYLSIRHRKSLQADDRQQGHRMSGLLEESGRSRAARAAATRDSLLRVARTLFEERGYFEIGTPELVVAAGVTRGALYHHFGNKFEIFKEVFLIVEQELFEEALSLFEPSWITHRTRLRDGSRAYLTAVAGSAARQRIMLIDGPAVLGWEKWRYMQSASFRDLHERNIRSLMDSGEMRPAEPQFVSRLLIAALNEAALAIAHAQPAERDAVRIGVTDSVMLLIDGLLLSPPPTGEQDPVTGKASMRAP, from the coding sequence ATGGCGCATGTCGTTTCAGCCCGCGCAAGATCGGTCCGTTCTCTTGCCACCTATCTCTCGATTCGGCATCGTAAGAGTTTGCAAGCGGATGATCGGCAACAAGGTCATAGAATGAGTGGTTTGTTAGAAGAGAGCGGAAGGTCCCGAGCGGCCAGAGCAGCCGCGACGCGGGATTCGCTGTTACGAGTAGCAAGAACCCTGTTCGAGGAACGGGGTTATTTCGAGATCGGCACGCCAGAATTAGTCGTCGCGGCGGGTGTCACGCGAGGAGCACTGTATCATCATTTCGGGAACAAGTTTGAAATATTCAAGGAAGTTTTTCTTATCGTCGAGCAGGAACTCTTCGAGGAAGCGCTGAGTTTGTTCGAGCCAAGCTGGATTACGCACAGGACGCGGCTGCGCGACGGTTCGAGAGCCTATCTCACGGCTGTGGCGGGCTCGGCCGCCAGGCAGAGGATCATGCTCATCGATGGCCCAGCCGTGCTCGGCTGGGAGAAGTGGCGCTACATGCAATCCGCCAGCTTTCGGGATCTACACGAGCGCAATATCCGCTCACTGATGGATTCGGGGGAAATGCGACCGGCCGAACCACAGTTTGTCTCGAGGCTGCTCATCGCAGCTTTGAACGAAGCGGCGTTGGCCATCGCCCACGCCCAGCCGGCCGAGCGCGACGCGGTTCGCATCGGAGTGACAGACTCGGTTATGCTGCTGATCGATGGGCTTCTGCTCTCTCCACCTCCAACAGGGGAACAAGACCCTGTGACCGGCAAGGCGTCGATGCGCGCTCCCTGA
- a CDS encoding aromatic ring-hydroxylating dioxygenase subunit alpha translates to MTNLPELVSRLQEQLTSQMPDCAEAVMHLPSAVYTSEDRFQRERKALFRQLPLFVGFSAELPEPNSFRTMTIDSVRILLTRDKAGTLRAFRNSCRHRGMAVTEKSEGCAKRFTCPFHGWTFGNDGSLIGIAQAQHFPGVDKKDYGLSPIAVAEKYGLMFLQIEGDGPIDIDAHLGGLEKDLSEPGFQNWRLGGRNEHRANVNWKLFMDGFCEGYHFNTIHPNTLGAVVVPNTHVVDIFGLHARELFANKGLQEFTARGGGRPISMGGDVALIYLICPNLILIALHSGGWHAISIWPDGAIDRTLVSQTILVSDRATAEEQMDYIARANYIWEEVIKAEDFAVSESIWSALKGGDLPDMVLGRNEYPVQHFHRQFNRLAGPA, encoded by the coding sequence ATGACCAACCTTCCTGAACTCGTAAGCCGACTGCAGGAGCAACTGACTAGCCAGATGCCCGATTGTGCCGAAGCAGTCATGCATCTTCCATCGGCAGTTTACACCTCGGAAGACAGGTTCCAGCGCGAGCGCAAGGCGTTGTTCCGGCAATTGCCGCTATTCGTGGGTTTCTCGGCGGAACTCCCGGAGCCCAACAGCTTCCGCACCATGACCATCGACAGTGTTCGTATCCTGTTGACCCGCGATAAAGCGGGAACATTACGAGCGTTTCGCAATTCGTGCCGCCATCGCGGCATGGCCGTGACGGAAAAGTCCGAAGGATGCGCAAAGCGTTTCACCTGCCCATTCCACGGCTGGACTTTCGGCAATGATGGCAGCCTGATAGGCATTGCGCAGGCACAGCATTTTCCTGGCGTGGACAAGAAGGATTACGGATTGTCACCGATCGCCGTCGCCGAAAAATACGGACTCATGTTCCTGCAGATCGAAGGCGATGGGCCGATCGATATCGACGCGCATCTGGGCGGACTGGAAAAAGACCTTTCGGAGCCAGGATTTCAGAACTGGCGCCTCGGCGGGCGTAACGAGCATCGTGCCAACGTCAACTGGAAGCTGTTCATGGACGGCTTCTGCGAAGGATATCATTTCAATACGATCCACCCGAACACGTTAGGCGCCGTGGTGGTGCCGAACACCCACGTAGTGGATATTTTCGGTCTGCATGCGCGTGAGCTGTTCGCTAATAAGGGGCTGCAGGAATTCACCGCCCGAGGCGGCGGGCGGCCGATCAGCATGGGCGGTGATGTGGCGCTGATTTACTTGATATGCCCTAACCTCATCTTGATCGCGCTTCATTCGGGTGGTTGGCACGCCATATCTATCTGGCCGGACGGTGCGATCGACCGCACACTGGTCAGCCAGACAATTCTGGTTTCGGATCGGGCAACCGCAGAGGAGCAGATGGATTACATTGCCCGCGCCAACTACATCTGGGAGGAGGTCATCAAGGCCGAGGATTTCGCCGTGTCGGAGAGCATCTGGTCTGCGCTCAAGGGCGGCGATCTACCCGACATGGTGCTTGGTCGTAACGAATATCCCGTCCAGCACTTCCATCGCCAGTTCAACAGGTTGGCGGGTCCCGCGTGA
- a CDS encoding SDR family NAD(P)-dependent oxidoreductase produces MSVVLVTGCSSGFGQAIALGFASRGDTVIATMRRPEQARAELTGFGPNLIVEPLDVADARSREAIIELVLARFGQLDVLVNNAGVSGTAPLEELPEDVHRSIFETNYFGPVALMQLALPVMRTQRAGRMITVSSVASVSTPALRGAYSASKHAIDAAAAVFDIEGRAFGIRAPTVLPGFFVTAIRDNALIKQVSAAYAAIEAGFAANSGHAAAAETDLTSVVNAVLAAALDPDPPQRIVVGRGFAEKIEPIVLAMNANHAWELQRSGIDV; encoded by the coding sequence ATGAGTGTGGTGCTGGTCACCGGCTGCAGTTCCGGATTTGGGCAGGCAATAGCGCTAGGCTTCGCCAGCCGCGGTGACACCGTTATCGCGACAATGAGGCGGCCGGAGCAGGCACGTGCAGAACTGACCGGGTTCGGGCCAAATCTCATAGTCGAACCTCTCGATGTCGCAGACGCCAGGTCGCGCGAAGCCATTATCGAATTGGTTCTGGCACGCTTTGGGCAACTCGATGTGCTCGTGAACAATGCCGGTGTCAGCGGGACAGCGCCCCTCGAGGAACTTCCCGAAGATGTTCATCGATCCATCTTCGAGACAAACTATTTTGGACCTGTTGCCCTGATGCAACTCGCGCTGCCGGTCATGCGAACGCAACGCGCCGGAAGAATGATCACCGTCAGTTCCGTTGCATCCGTTTCCACTCCCGCGCTGCGCGGCGCCTATAGTGCATCGAAACATGCCATCGATGCCGCCGCCGCGGTCTTCGACATTGAAGGGCGTGCGTTCGGTATCCGTGCCCCAACGGTGTTGCCAGGCTTCTTCGTAACCGCGATCCGTGACAACGCACTCATCAAGCAGGTTTCCGCAGCCTATGCAGCGATCGAGGCCGGCTTCGCCGCGAATAGCGGTCATGCCGCCGCCGCGGAGACGGATCTTACATCGGTGGTGAATGCCGTCCTTGCGGCAGCATTGGACCCGGACCCGCCGCAGCGGATCGTCGTTGGCCGGGGCTTCGCTGAGAAAATCGAACCAATCGTACTCGCCATGAATGCAAACCATGCCTGGGAGTTGCAACGTAGCGGAATCGACGTTTGA